A region of Halomonas sp. I5-271120 DNA encodes the following proteins:
- a CDS encoding DUF1294 domain-containing protein: MAVHIEAMDILAWYLGASLVGFLAYAWDKRAAVRGHWRIAEAKLHLFDLAGAWPGSLLARKWLRHKTRKQPFIAVFWVMAIANLGLLVWLFRAVA, from the coding sequence ATGGCAGTTCACATCGAGGCAATGGATATCTTGGCTTGGTATCTCGGTGCCAGCCTGGTTGGCTTTCTGGCTTATGCCTGGGACAAGCGGGCAGCGGTACGCGGGCATTGGCGTATCGCCGAGGCGAAGCTGCATCTGTTCGATTTGGCTGGCGCTTGGCCGGGGAGCCTGCTGGCGCGGAAGTGGCTGCGACACAAGACGCGCAAGCAACCGTTCATTGCGGTCTTCTGGGTAATGGCGATCGCCAACCTTGGTCTGCTGGTGTGGCTTTTCCGGGCAGTAGCGTGA
- a CDS encoding DUF3150 domain-containing protein, with protein MTATVLDQMAIVHVDFDIWTGKARLTAKDLRLGDDGEIPPSSLATLGSKNVCDPKLLRSFAAIKQRMARYMEGVGMRFMSGYALPIKRLDEVNKELNLLQGEFYQARDAFLQSYDNAVQDWCDANPEWADIIRDGVLSRDRVADRLGMSWEAFQITNGDVQASGTHGVENKARALGGDLLQEVIDTAAETYSTHLSKPHFHVSFRVRKPLKTMRDKVDGLSFLDSRFKRLVQLMDEALHFLPEDSKEPVHGEGYFRISAVVQILADEGKVEDFVKGSTSVDDVAKQLESKAPADASKAKSKKQGKAKPQEQAPDLLEEPSDAEMPDLDELLAGLDEVLDHDSDESPSVFQAEESAAAPSRGSSYF; from the coding sequence ATGACTGCAACCGTTCTGGATCAGATGGCCATCGTCCACGTCGATTTCGACATCTGGACTGGTAAGGCCCGTCTAACCGCAAAGGACCTTCGGCTAGGTGACGATGGTGAAATTCCGCCGTCTTCTCTGGCTACCCTGGGATCAAAGAATGTCTGCGATCCCAAGCTTCTGAGATCGTTTGCTGCCATCAAGCAGCGTATGGCTCGCTACATGGAGGGCGTTGGTATGCGCTTCATGAGTGGCTATGCTCTGCCGATCAAGCGTCTCGATGAAGTTAACAAAGAGCTCAACCTGCTTCAGGGCGAGTTCTACCAAGCCCGCGATGCGTTTCTGCAATCGTATGACAACGCCGTGCAAGACTGGTGTGACGCTAACCCTGAATGGGCCGACATCATTCGTGATGGGGTCCTATCCCGTGACCGTGTCGCTGACCGGCTAGGGATGAGCTGGGAAGCATTCCAGATCACCAATGGTGACGTTCAAGCGAGCGGAACCCACGGTGTTGAGAACAAGGCTCGTGCTCTGGGTGGCGATCTCCTCCAGGAGGTCATCGACACCGCTGCTGAGACCTACTCGACTCATCTGTCCAAGCCTCACTTTCATGTCAGCTTCCGCGTGCGCAAGCCGCTGAAGACGATGAGGGATAAGGTGGATGGTCTGTCGTTCCTCGATAGCCGCTTCAAACGTCTCGTTCAGCTGATGGATGAGGCGCTGCATTTCCTCCCCGAGGATAGCAAGGAGCCGGTGCATGGAGAGGGCTACTTCCGCATCAGTGCGGTAGTGCAGATCCTGGCGGATGAAGGGAAGGTTGAAGACTTCGTGAAGGGTTCCACCTCGGTGGACGATGTCGCGAAGCAGCTCGAGAGCAAGGCCCCGGCCGATGCGTCGAAAGCCAAGTCCAAGAAACAGGGCAAGGCCAAGCCGCAGGAGCAGGCGCCTGATCTACTCGAAGAGCCCTCCGACGCTGAAATGCCCGACCTGGATGAGCTCCTGGCCGGCCTCGATGAGGTGCTCGACCACGACTCCGATGAGTCTCCGAGCGTATTTCAGGCTGAAGAGTCGGCTGCAGCGCCTTCAAGGGGCAGCAGCTACTTCTGA
- a CDS encoding VWA domain-containing protein, which yields MKKQRKADVFKALPIVAASMGRKFGVRVLFQGSTAMTDGNVIYLPTMTEASEHIDALWGYLAHESAHVRFTNFDALREQGKRSPIEKNIHNILEDGVIEREIMRVFPGTVSSLRDTCQHLIDHELWMDADDFDKKGMATPPEHTLTGYILFRIRCDAGLSDQADLLQGYLDRFESRFRNTFSQAVQSGLDDILDRAHLNADTADTLAMTAEIMDFLQLSSEDQGDSDDTDGSSSQGGDSQDDDESDDQGGGDSQDSSDQSESDDDADGDDSSDQSGSDGDDDADGDDSSDQSGSDGDDDADGDDSSDQSGSDGDDDADGDDSSSQSGSDGDDDADGDDSSSQSGSDGDDDDSAGSSGEEGDDADSDTSGSSSNGDAKGGDDASTSPDQRKSLQDALASEDDDAMAGDVLKPLSEAMEEEAKKTASTSMGSSAQTTQVAASYGVNPDEAADFVAAGADLDLEARRVTRKLRQQLTGLVQASRSSRPYATRRGRKMSTGRLTRLKTGDTRVFNREDHQTEPDTAIHLLVDRSGSMSGAKAEMAGQATYALAIALESIEGVKVSASSFGGQPIQNLHQRVDENPVKTILTASQTARRAPGRFVVRPEGLTPLAPGIWSAISAFREATAERQVLIVLTDGGASDYEPASEVMNQARRQGVEVYGIGIEVLANPELFDDSALITELSRLGPELFQLARKRIFAA from the coding sequence ATGAAAAAACAGCGTAAAGCCGACGTATTCAAGGCACTACCCATTGTTGCCGCCTCTATGGGGCGCAAGTTCGGGGTGAGGGTCTTGTTTCAAGGCTCAACGGCTATGACGGATGGCAATGTCATCTACCTGCCGACCATGACGGAAGCATCGGAACACATCGATGCGCTATGGGGTTATCTGGCTCACGAGTCTGCCCATGTGCGTTTCACGAATTTCGATGCCCTGAGGGAGCAGGGGAAGCGGAGCCCAATCGAGAAGAACATTCACAACATCCTCGAGGATGGTGTGATCGAGCGGGAAATCATGCGTGTTTTCCCGGGGACCGTTTCTAGCCTACGCGATACCTGCCAGCACCTGATCGACCACGAGCTATGGATGGACGCTGATGACTTCGACAAGAAGGGCATGGCGACCCCACCAGAGCACACGCTGACGGGCTATATCCTGTTTCGCATTCGCTGCGACGCAGGCCTAAGCGACCAGGCCGATCTGCTGCAGGGCTACCTGGACCGGTTTGAAAGCCGTTTCCGGAATACCTTCAGTCAGGCCGTGCAATCTGGATTAGACGATATCCTCGATCGTGCGCATCTCAATGCTGACACAGCGGACACGCTGGCGATGACTGCTGAAATCATGGATTTCCTGCAGCTCTCGTCGGAAGACCAGGGTGACAGTGACGATACAGATGGTTCATCTAGTCAGGGTGGTGACTCTCAAGACGACGATGAATCAGATGATCAAGGAGGCGGCGATAGCCAGGACTCATCTGACCAGAGTGAAAGCGACGATGACGCCGATGGCGACGACTCATCCGACCAGAGCGGAAGCGATGGTGACGATGACGCCGATGGCGATGACTCATCCGACCAGAGCGGAAGCGATGGTGACGATGACGCCGATGGCGATGACTCATCCGACCAGAGCGGAAGCGATGGTGACGATGACGCCGATGGCGATGACTCATCCAGCCAGAGCGGAAGCGATGGTGACGATGACGCCGATGGCGATGACTCATCCAGCCAGAGCGGAAGCGATGGTGACGATGACGACTCGGCAGGCAGCTCAGGCGAAGAGGGGGATGATGCGGACTCAGATACCTCAGGCAGCTCCTCCAATGGAGATGCCAAGGGTGGCGATGATGCATCGACCAGTCCGGATCAGCGCAAGTCACTTCAGGATGCCCTGGCATCGGAAGACGACGATGCGATGGCCGGCGATGTACTGAAACCCCTCAGCGAGGCCATGGAGGAGGAAGCCAAGAAGACGGCCTCCACGTCCATGGGTAGTTCGGCTCAAACGACTCAGGTGGCAGCGTCCTATGGCGTGAATCCTGATGAGGCAGCCGACTTCGTTGCAGCCGGTGCTGACCTGGACCTCGAGGCGCGACGGGTAACGCGTAAGCTGCGCCAGCAGCTGACCGGGCTTGTCCAAGCAAGTCGCTCCTCTCGGCCTTATGCCACTCGCCGTGGTCGCAAGATGAGCACGGGACGGCTAACTCGACTCAAGACGGGCGATACTCGCGTGTTTAATCGTGAGGATCACCAGACTGAGCCCGATACGGCAATTCACCTCCTGGTGGACCGTTCAGGGTCAATGTCGGGTGCTAAGGCTGAAATGGCAGGTCAGGCTACCTACGCGCTTGCGATTGCCCTGGAAAGCATCGAAGGCGTGAAGGTGTCTGCGAGTTCATTTGGTGGCCAACCGATCCAGAACCTACACCAGCGAGTAGATGAGAACCCGGTGAAGACCATTCTCACCGCTTCGCAGACTGCCCGTCGGGCTCCCGGACGCTTTGTGGTCCGCCCCGAAGGCTTGACGCCGCTGGCGCCAGGTATCTGGAGTGCCATCTCAGCATTTCGTGAGGCAACGGCAGAGCGCCAAGTGCTGATCGTGCTGACTGATGGAGGCGCCTCTGACTATGAGCCTGCGTCCGAAGTCATGAACCAAGCTCGCCGACAAGGCGTCGAGGTCTATGGCATCGGCATTGAGGTTCTGGCCAACCCTGAGCTATTCGATGATTCGGCATTGATCACCGAGCTCTCCAGGTTGGGGCCGGAGCTTT